From Vitis vinifera cultivar Pinot Noir 40024 chromosome 5, ASM3070453v1, the proteins below share one genomic window:
- the LOC132253723 gene encoding LOW QUALITY PROTEIN: DELLA protein RGL1-like (The sequence of the model RefSeq protein was modified relative to this genomic sequence to represent the inferred CDS: inserted 3 bases in 3 codons), which translates to MVLACLHACFIMICFRCVDHGFYHYGSAILGSSGGRKKGNQTQFYGAGDGGESANSDNLCSGFGFGFDQENADDEGFLLSKYQQQEDEQQKQSFLDYEFLDDLHFDVVSQPIQLCQDYMINPSRTPTGIPNLVEPKKKKGCPFSSTSLELLKNYRSGIRLLNEEKLNEPKHDTASSEAAWRRLSTEEVMRVAGERFMQSFQSSDGISMLSHPFGLSFSGLSEEESRDVRLAEVLLASVEKVVNQQFEAASRMLNQCDYFSSSTRNPVQRVVYHFSEALREKIHRETGRIRFKSPRSEESFDPEESRMGLNPTLLANHQEVPFSQVARFTGIQVILENAAEAKRVHLIDLEIRSGVQWTILMQLLQXRYECRLELLNITAVGTTSRQKIEETGRRLVSFAQTMNLPFSSKLVMVSNMLYLKEDLFEIEADEAIAVYAPASLRXMIAQPERLECLMRVIRSIDPCVVVVSEVEANHNSLVFVNRFIEALFYFSAFFDCLEACLNQDXENRSITEYMYFGHGIRNIVAADGDERKVRSVKIDVWRAFFARFGMVETELSKSSLHQASLVAKEFACGSSCTLDMNQKCLLIGWRGTPILSLSAWNFLRREKKGLEMWIRIQLTASF; encoded by the exons ATGGTTTTGGCTTGCCTCCATGCTTGTTTCATCATGATTTGTTTCCGCTGCGTAGATCATGGTTTCTATCACTATGGTTCTGCGATTTTGGGAAGCAGTGGAGGAAGAAAGAAAGGGAATCAAACTCAGTTTTATGGAGCAGGAGATGGGGGAGAATCAGCCAACAGTGATAACCTTTGTTCTGGCTTCGGGTTCGGATTCGATCAAGAAAACGCAGATGATGAAGGGTTTCTACTGTCCAAGTATCAACAACAAGAGGATGAGCAGCAGAAACAATCATTTTTGGATTATGAGTTTCTTGatgatcttcattttgatgtGGTCTCTCAGCCAATTCAATTATGCCAGGACTACATGATCAATCCGAGCCGAACCCCAACTGGAATTCCCAACCTTGTTGAGCCTAAGAAGAAGAAGGGCTGCCCATTTTCCTCAACCTCGCTTGAGCTTCTCAAGAATTACAGAAGTGGGATCAGACTCTTGAATGAGGAAAAGCTGAATGAGCCAAAGCATGATACAGCAAGCAGTGAAGCAGCTTGGCGACGGTTATCTACTGAAGAAGTAATGCGGGTGGCTGGAGAAAGGTTCATGCAGTCTTTCCAAAGCAGTGATGGTATCTCCATGCTTAGCCATCCATTTGGCCTTTCTTTCTCTGGCCTCTCCGAGGAGGAGAGCAGAGACGTGAGGCTCGCTGAAGTCCTTTTGGCTTCTGTTGAGAAAGTAGTCAATCAACAATTCGAGGCTGCAAGCAGAATGCTCAACCAGTGTGATTACTTCTCTTCCAGTACTAGGAATCCAGTTCAAAGAGTTGTTTACCACTTCTCTGAAGCTCTTCGAGAGAAGATTCATAGAGAAACCGGAAGAATCAGATTCAAGTCCCCAAGAAGTGAAGAGTCATTTGATCCAGAAGAGTCAAGGATGGGCTTAAACCCCACCCTCCTTGCAAATCACCAAGAAGTTCCTTTCAGTCAGGTTGCGCGGTTCACTGGAATCCAAGTCATACTAGAGAATGCGGCCGAGGCGAAGAGGGTTCATTTGATCGATCTCGAAATCAGAAGTGGCGTGCAGTGGACAATCTTGATGCAGCTCTTGC TCAGGTATGAATGCCGCCTTGAGCTTCTTAATATTACCGCTGTTGGAACAACATCGAGGCAGAAAATCGAGGAGACAGGTAGAAGGTTGGTGAGCTTTGCGCAGACCATGAACTTACCCTTTTCTTCGAAATTAGTTATGGTATCAAACATGTTGTATCTCAAAGAAGATCTCTTTGAGATAGAGGCTGATGAAGCAATCGCTGTCTACGCTCCAGCGTCGCTGA CCATGATTGCACAGCCGGAGAGGCTGGAGTGTTTGATGAGAGTAATCAGAAGCATTGATCCATGTGTAGTGGTGGTAAGTGAAGTTGAAGCAAACCATAATTCTCTGGTTTTTGTGAACCGTTTCATTGAAGCGCTTTTCTACTTCAGTGCATTCTTCGATTGTCTTGAAGCTTGTTTGAACCAGG TTGAAAATAGAAGTATTACAGAGTATATGTACTTCGGGCATGGAATTAGAAACATTGTGGCAGCTGATGGAGACGAAAGGAAGGTGAGAAGTGTGAAGATAGATGTTTGGAGGGCGTTTTTTGCTCGGTTTGGAATGGTGGAGACGGAGCTGAGCAAGTCATCCTTGCACCAAGCAAGTCTGGTGGCTAAAGAATTTGCTTGTGGGAGTTCATGCACTCTAGATATGAACCAGAAATGCCTACTAATTGGGTGGAGAGGTACTCCAATTCTTTCTCTTTCAGCTTGGAATTTCCTTCGACGTGAAAAGAAAGGACTCGAAATGTGGATTCGTATCCAATTGACTGCTAGTTTCTAA
- the LOC132253724 gene encoding uncharacterized protein LOC132253724 yields the protein MESNLTPSSGQDSTTNSQSTRSKIDPAWEHVFEERYANGRKALICLYCKKITKGGGIHRMKQHLAGVKGDIGPCKSVPPDVKFRMENSLQEFVNSKKAAQEAYECRNPYGPNVSQFERDGAEGEEEVQQMQSPMAANSGKRKKSTVDKYFAPRNTQGAQPSMRSVLAGKESIWRADMAVGRFFYDACIPTNAVNSFYFKPMLDAISAIGPGYKGPNYHQLRVNLLKDAKKEVQLLVDSYRAIWAKVGCTIMGDGWTDNRQRTLINFLVYCPEGISFVKSVDASDIVKDATNLFQLFDEVIEWVGPLNVVHMVTDNAANYVAAGRLISHKHKHINWSPCAAHCLNLIFKDIGKMDHVAELVRRASKVTIFVYNHVALLSWLRKREGWTEILRPGATRFATTFIALKNIQRIIKAKLQFPSSWIIDFGMIV from the exons ATGGAATCAAACTTGACTCCATCCTCTGGTCAAGATTCAACTACCAATTCTCAATCAACTAGAAGTAAGATCGATCCTGCATGGGAGCATGTTTTTGAAGAAAGATATGCAAATGGAAGGAAAgctcttatttgtttgtattgtaaAAAGATTACAAAAGGTGGGGGTATTCATAGAATGAAACAACATCTTGCTGGAGTGAAAGGAGATATTGGTCCATGTAAATCGGTTCCTCCAGATGTAAAATTTCGAATGGAAAATTCTTTGCAAGAGTTTGTGAATTCTAAGAAAGCAGCCCAAGAAGCATATGAATGTAGAAATCCTTATGGTCCTAATGTGTCACAATTTGAAAGGGATGGGGCAGAAGGTGAAGAAGAGGTTCAACAAATGCAAAGTCCTATGGCAGCTAAtagtggaaaaaggaaaaaatcaacaGTGGATAAGTATTTTGCACCAAGAAATACTCAAGGAGCTCAACCTTCCATGAGGAGTGTACTAGCTGGGAAAGAATCTATTTGGAGAGCGGATATGGCGGTTGGGAGATTCTTTTATGATGCATGCATTCCTACTAATGCAGTGAATTCCTTCTACTTCAAGCCAATGTTGGATGCTATATCTGCAATTGGTCCTGGATATAAGGGTCCAAATTACCATCAACTACGGGTTAATCTTTTAAAGGATGCCAAGAAGGAAGTTCAGTTACTTGTGGACTCTTATCGTGCAATTTGGGCAAAAGTTGGGTGTACAATAATGGGTGATGGTTGGACAGataatagacaaagaacactcaTCAACTTCCTTGTGTATTGTCCTGAAggaatatcatttgtgaaatcCGTTGATGCTTCAGACATTGTCAAGGATGCAACTAATTTGTTTCAGTTATTTGATGAGGTGATTGAATGGGTTGGTCCACTCAATGTAGTTCATATGGTCACTGATAATGCAGCAAATTATGTGGCCGCGGGGAGATTGATTTCTCATAAGCATAAACACATTAATTGGTCACCTTGTGCAGCTCATTGtcttaatttgatctttaaggATATTGGTAAGATGGACCATGTTGCTGAACTTGTAAGACGTGCATCAAAGGTGACAATTTTTGTGTATAATCATGTTGCTTTGTTAAGTTGgttgagaaaaagagaaggatgGACAGAGATTCTGCGACCTGGTGCAACTCGCTTTGCTACTACTTTCATTGCACTCAAGA ATATTCAAAGGATTATAAAAGCCAAGTTGCAGTTTCCATCATCTTGGATAATAGATTTtggaatgattgtttga
- the LOC100260130 gene encoding ubiquitin-conjugating enzyme E2 32 yields the protein MAEDKYNLKNPGVKRILQEVKEMQSNPSDDFMSLPLEENIFEWQFAIRGPSDTEFEGGIYHGRIQLPAEYPFQPPSFMLLTPNGRFETQTKICLSISNHHPEHWQPSWSVRTALVALIAFMPTSPNGALGSLDYKKEERHALAIKSREAAPKFGTPERQKLIDEIHEYMLSKSPPVPQLNSSQAPEEPSTNREGEGQTNPPNGSAIAAADELSDPRVADRIVEEEPPQVPLNANPSPVSRQASAARLLQKPMPRVQRQADDRLLTWAAVGLTIAIMVLLLKKFLKSSGHGAVFMDES from the exons ATGGCAGAGGACAAGTACAATCTGAAGAACCCAGGTGTGAAGAGAATTTTACAGGAAGTGAAGGAGATGCAATCGAATCCTTCCGATGATTTCATGAGCCTCCCTCTTGAG GAGAATATATTTGAATGGCAATTTGCAATCAGGGGACCCAGTGATACTGAATTTGAGGGAGGCATCTATCATGGACGGATCCAGTTGCCTGCAGAATATCCGTTTCAGCCTCCTTCATTTATGTTGTTGACT CCAAATGGTCGTTTTGAAACCCAAACCAAGATATGTTTAAGCATATCAAATCATCATCCTGAGCACTGGCAGCCATCATGGAGTG TTCGGACTGCTTTGGTAGCATTAATTGCATTCATGCCCACCAGCCCAAATGGTGCATTGGGTTCATTAGATTATAAGAAGGAAGAGAGGCATGCTCTGGCCATCAAATCTCGTGAAGCAGCTCCAAAATTTGGGACTCCTGAACGTCAGAAGCTCATTGATGAG ATTCATGAATATATGTTAAGCAAGTCACCCCCAGTTCCTCAGCTCAACTCTTCGCAGGCTCCTGAAGAACCCTCCACCAACAGGGAGGGCGAAGGACAGACGAATCCTCCAAATGGCAGTGCCATAGCTGCTGCAGATGAGCTTTCAGATCCAAGAGTGGCTGACAGGATAGTTGAGGAGGAACCACCGCAGGTTCCCTTGAATGCTAATCCCAGCCCTGTATCAAGACAGGCTTCAGCAGCGCGACTGCTGCAGAAGCCCATGCCAAGGGTTCAAAGGCAGGCTGATGATCGCTTGCTTACATGGGCTGCCGTTGGACTTACCATTGCAATTATGGTTCTTCTGCTGAAGAAGTTTTTGAAATCCAGTGGGCATGGTGCCGTTTTCATGGATGAGTCCTAG
- the LOC100244824 gene encoding uncharacterized protein LOC100244824 — MSPLMRLLRIVDCDERPSMGYVYEGMYRVRLGIKKLFNYNKRLYKPYTDIIKQRWDQQLKKSIHSAAYWLNPCFQYDQENFCNKPNVIGGVMDVIDQKVLKGKLETMNEMKLFRDRLGSFGRKLAYSSREVLQPDEWWRLHGYSAPHLQKLAILILSQTASSSGCERNWSVFERIHTKRRNRLEHQRLNDLVYVHYNLRLKNRYK; from the exons ATGTCTCCACTAATGCGCTTATTGCGTATTGTTGATTGTGATGAGAGGCCTTCGATGGGATATGTGTATGAAGGCATGTATAGGGTTCGTTTGGGCATCAAGAAATTGTTTAACTACAACAAAAGACTATACAAGCCTTATACGGATATCATAAAGCAACGTTGGGATCAACAACtgaagaaaagcattcattCAGCAGCTTATTGGTTGAATCCATGTTTCCAATATGATCAGgaaaacttttgtaataagccaAATGTTATTGGAGGTGTCATGGATGTTATTGATCAGAAAGTTCTGAAAGGCAAGCTTGAaacaatgaatgaaatgaagttaTTTCGTGATCGATTGGGAAGTTTTGGAAGAAAACTTGCTTATTCTTCACGTGAAGTACTTCAACCtg ATGAATGGTGGAGGCTACATGGATATAGTGCACCACATTTGCAAAAGTTAGCCATTCTAATATTGAGCCAAACCGCATCGTCTTCTGGATGTGAGAGGAATTGGAGTGTCTTTGAACGTATACATACCAAAAGAAGGAATAGATTGGAACATCAAAGGCTTAATGATCTTGTATACGTTCATTATAATTTGCGCCTAAAAAATCGATATAAATGa
- the LOC100260200 gene encoding bZIP transcription factor 53, translating to MSSAQYGSAGLKENSPCGAVDEKKRKRMISNRESARRSRMRKQQHLDDLIKRKSELENQRLEIKRRIDMFQKLWEATVGENNALEALKAELTKELESAKSCVSDFKAIDRLETNFAGNRMLKPLMDVSGAREIVLQPWQLGRSSQPIAATMFQF from the coding sequence ATGTCGTCTGCGCAATACGGAAGCGCAGGGTTGAAAGAGAACTCACCGTGCGGAGCGGTTGAtgagaagaagaggaagaggatGATCTCGAACCGAGAGTCCGCGAGGCGGTCGAGGATGAGGAAGCAGCAGCATTTGGACGATCTGATAAAGCGCAAGAGTGAATTGGAGAATCAAAGGCTTGAGATCAAACGAAGGATCGATATGTTCCAGAAACTGTGGGAAGCGACTGTGGGGGAGAACAATGCGTTGGAGGCTCTCAAGGCAGAACTCACCAAAGAATTGGAGTCCGCCAAATCTTGTGTCAGTGATTTCAAAGCGATCGATAGGTTGGAGACGAATTTCGCTGGAAATCGGATGCTGAAGCCATTGATGGATGTCTCTGGAGCTCGAGAGATTGTTCTACAACCATGGCAGCTTGGGCGCTCATCACAGCCGATCGCTGCTACCATGTTTCAGTTTTAG
- the LOC100265331 gene encoding probable bifunctional TENA-E protein translates to MEVGGGVIETWLKKHRMLYIRATKHPLILSIRDGTIDFSSFKRWLGQDYIFVRAFVPFSASVLLKACKESDNSSDMEVILGGMASLNDEIAWFKKEASKWGLELSTIVPQKVNQEYCRFLESLMSPQVEYTVAITAFWAIEAVYQEGFALCLQDGSKTPPELKETCQRWGNDGFGQYCRSLQNIANRHLGKAPPDVVARAEVALLQVLELEVEFWNMSQG, encoded by the exons ATGGAGGTAGGCGGCGGAGTGATAGAGACATGGCTGAAGAAGCACCGTATGCTTTACATCCGCGCTACCAAACATCCTTTGATTCTCAGCATTCGCGATGGAACCATCGACTTCTCATCCTTCAAGCGATGGCTG GGACAAGATTACATATTTGTTAGGGCATTTGTTCCATTTTCCGCAAGTGTGTTGCTTAAAGCTTGTAAGGAGTCGGATAATAGTTCTGATATGGAAGTCATATTGGGTGGTATGGCTTCTCTGAATGATGAGATTGCTTGGTTCAAGAAAGAAGCCTCTAAGTGGGGACTTGAGCTATCTACCATTGTTCCTCAGAAGGTCAACCAGGAGTATTGCAG ATTTCTGGAGAGCCTGATGAGCCCGCAGGTCGAGTACACAGTAGCCATCACAGCCTTTTGGGCCATTGAAGCTGTTTATCAAGAGGGCTTTGCCCTCTGCTTGCAAGATGGCTCCAAAACTCCCCCTGAACTAAAAGAGACTTGCCAAAGATGGGGCAACGATGGCTTCGGTCAATACTGCCGTTCTCTCCAAAACATTGCAAACAGGCATCTAGGGAAGGCCCCGCCAGATGTAGTAGCAAGAGCTGAAGTGGCTTTACTACAGGTTCTCGAACTTGAAGTTGAATTTTGGAACATGAGTCAAGGCTAA